From Pseudorasbora parva isolate DD20220531a chromosome 25, ASM2467924v1, whole genome shotgun sequence, one genomic window encodes:
- the LOC137064521 gene encoding pneumococcal serine-rich repeat protein-like isoform X2, which yields MDQGCKGLPLLINFLLLSNAFGFGDGAYANAHHPWGQLPGNMFSPRAVQSSVSEIPVSGNLPKEVGSSVFANRPLKRLSLFQFVKGHVSSWPESTPPAQTAPSSSGLASLPQPLNEQQAGSLTSLQGSSGSTITDTASVSIPGESTSYPVGLGTAGLSTSNLSSPGLYMSSSQEASGTQATSSVFLQESISNNSSSAAGASSISQGNSGPLSEGSDQSIFSQGQSSYSSLSLSQGALSPYSPDSYNKLSSSVSSQSTSDQGTPSLYDSSSQGSSVSLLGASGTSIQVLSPQSQISNQLLPSPLEVSSPFTNSQASHSNGPASPLDPQGSLSLGFLSTQSQGFASTSQGSSGPELSGSSYTQPTSSPGASFGASTGFASQEGNGTSSGSVHPQGTTSQSSPGSPSSYSSVFLSSPQGAANQSATVQSSRKQFTSSYGTQSWGSLKPQGTTSLFAPGSPSSLSATVQSSRKQFTSSYGSQSGGSLQPQGTTSSLAPGSPSSLSATVQSSRKQFTSSYGTQSWGSLKPQGTTSLFSTGSPSSFSSASLSSPQGADNQSATVQSSWKQFTSSYGPLTGSSMLLNLQGSTTYDGPLKPQGTTSFFSTGSPSSLSGTVQSSQKQLTSSYGTQSGGSLQPQGTTSSLAPGSPSSLSATVQSSRKQFTTSYGTQSGSSKLLNLQGSTAYGGSLQPQGTTSSLAPGSPSSLSATVQSSRKQFTSSYGTQSGGSLQPQGTTISLAPGSPSSLSATIQSSRKQFTTSYGTQSGSSKPLNLQGSTAYGGALQPQGTTSSLAPGSPSSLSATVQSSQKQFTSSYGTQSGGSLQPQGTTSSLAPGSPSSLSATIQSSRKQFTTSYGTQSGSSKPLNLQGSTAYGGSLQPQGTTSSLAPGSPSSLSATVQSSQKQFTSSYGTQSGGSLQPQGTTSSLAPGSPSSLSATIQSSRKQFTTSYGTQSGGSLQPQGTTSSLAPGSPSSLSATNQSSRKQFTTIYGTQSGGSLQPQGTTSSLAPGSPSSLSATNQSSRKQFTTIYGTQSGGSLQPQGTTSSLAPGSPSSLSATVQSSRKQFTSSYGTQSGGSLQPQGTTSSLAPGSPSSLSATIQSSRKQFTTSYGTQSGSSKPLNLQGSTAYGGSLQPQGTTSSLAPGSPSSLSATIQSSRKQFTTSYGTQSGSSKPLNLQGSTAYGGSLQPQGTTSSLAPGSPSSLSATVQSSRKQFTTSYGTQSGSSKLLNLQGSTVYGGSIQPQGTTSSLAPGSPSSLSATVQSSRKQFTSSYGTQSGGSLQPQGTTSSLAPGSPSSLSATVQSSRKQFTTSYGTQSGSSKLLNLQGSTAYGGSLQPQGTTSSLAPGSPSSLSATVQSSRKQFTTSYGTQSGGSLQPQGTTSSLAPGSPSSLSATNQSSRKQFTTIYGTQSGGSLQPQGTTSSLAPGSPSSLSATVQSSRKQFTSSYGTQSGGSLQPQGTTISLAPGSPSSLSATIQSSQKQFTTSYGTQSGSSKPLNLQGSTAYGGSLQPQGTTSSLAPGSPSSLSATVQSSRKQFTSSYGTQSGGSLQPQGTTSSLAPGSPSSLSATVQSSRKQFTSSYGTQSGGSLQPQGTTSSLAPGSPSSLSATVQSSRKQFTSSYGTQSGGSLQPQGTTSSLAPGSPSSLSATVQSSRKQFTSSYGTQSGGSLQPQGTTSSLAPGSPSSLSATIQSSRKQFTTSYGTQSGGSLQPQGTTSSLAPGSPSSLSATVQSSRKQFTSSYGTQSGGSLQPQGTTSSLAPGSPSSLSATIQSSRKQFTTSYGTQSGGSLQPQGTTSSLAPGSPSSLSATVQSSRKQFTTSYGTQSGSSKLLNLQGSTVYGGSLQPQGTTSSLAPGSPSSHPSVSPSSPQGFASQEFQTYAVAQNQKSQRWPPSERTQTSGAAVSQGASSVSELLSSSGLLFNQNALASKPSHSSSSSRYYVKGK from the exons ATGGATCAAGGGTGTAAAGG GTTACCCTTGTTGATAAACTTCCTGCTTTTGAGTAATGCTTTTGGTTTTGGAG ATGGAGCTTATGCAAATGCTCACCACCCTTGGGGTCAACTTCCTGGCAATATGTTCTCACCTCGTGCAGTCCAGTCTTCTGTGTCAGAGATCCCTGTGTCTGGGAATTTGCCTAAAGAAGTGGGCTCTAGCGTATTTGCTAACAGACCCCTGAAAAGGTTGAGCTTATTCCAGTTTGTTAAAGGTCATGTTTCCAGCTGGCCTGAATCAACGCCCCCTGCTCAAACCGCTCCAAGCAGCTCCGGTTTAGCTTCCTTGCCTCAACCCTTAAATGAACAGCAAGCAGGCAGTTTGACATCACTCCAGGGCTCCTCTGGATCAACCATTACAGATACTGCTAGTGTTTCTATACCAGGAGAAAGTACTAGTTACCCTGTTGGACTTGGCACTGCTGGCTTGTCTACTAGTAATCTGAGCTCCCCTGGTTTGTACATGTCCAGCTCCCAGGAAGCTTCTGGTACTCAAGCCACGTCATCTGTGTTCCTTCAGGAGAGCATCTCTAACAACAGTTCATCTGCTGCAGGTGCCAGTTCAATCTCTCAAGGTAACTCTGGACCACTTTCAGAAGGCTCTGATCAATCCATCTTCTCTCAGGGTCAAAGCAGTTACAGTAGTTTGTCTCTGTCTCAAGGTGCCTTGAGTCCCTATTCCCCAGACTCCTATAACAAGCTCAGTTCTTCTGTTTCTAGTCAGTCTACCAGTGATCAGGGTACCCCCAGTCTGTATGACTCTAGCTCTCAGGGTAGTTCTGTCAGTTTGTTGGGAGCTTCTGGCACTTCCATTCAAGTTTTGTCACCCCAATCCCAAATCTCTAACCAGCTTTTGCCCTCACCCTTGGAGGTTTCTAGCCCATTTACTAATAGTCAAGCTTCACATTCAAATGGTCCCGCTTCACCTCTAGACCCTCAGGGCAGTCTCTCTCTCGGCTTTTTGTCTACCCAGAGTCAGGGCTTTGCTTCCACCTCTCAGGGCAGCTCTGGGCCTGAGTTGTCTGGAAGTTCTTATACCCAGCCAACAAGTAGCCCTGGTGCTTCGTTTGGAGCCTCTACTGGTTTTGCCTCTCAAGAAGGGAACGGCACTTCCAGTGGTTCTGTCCAtcctcaaggtaccacaagcCAGTCTTCCCCTGGGTCTCCATCCTCCTATTCAAGTGTCTTCCTATCCTCACCCCAAGGTGCTGCCAatcagtctgctacagtccagagttcacggaagcagtttacctctagctatggcacccagtcatGGGGATCACTcaagcctcaaggtaccacaagtctgtttgcccctgggtctccatcctcattgtctgctacagtccagagttcacggaagcagtttacctctagctatggcagccagtcagggggatcactccagcctcaaggtaccacaagttctcttgcccctgggtccccatcctcattgtctgctacagtccagagttcacggaagcagttcacctctagctatggcacccagtcatGGGGATCACTcaagcctcaaggtaccacaagtctGTTTTCCACTGGGTCTCCATCCTCCTTTTCAAGTGCATCACTATCCTCACCCCAAGGTGCTGACAatcagtctgctacagtccagagttcatGGAAGCAGTTCACCTCTAGCTATGGCCCCTTGACAGGGTCATCTATGCTATTAAACCTGCAGGGCAGCACCACTTATGATGGACCACTCAAGCCTCAAGGTACTACAAGTTTCTTTTCCACTGGGTCTCCATCCTCATTGTCTGgtacagtccagagttcacaGAAGCAGTTAAcctctagctatggcacccagtcagggggatcactccagcctcaaggtaccacaagttctcttgcccctgggtctccatcctcattgtctgctacagtccagagttcacggaagcagtttaccactagctatggcacccagtcagggTCCTCTAAACTACTAAACCTGCAGGGCAGTACAGCCTATGGTGGATcactccagcctcaaggtaccacaagttctcttgcccctgggtccccatcctcattgtctgctacagtccagagttcacggaagcagtttacctctagctatggcacccagtcagggggatcactccagcctcaaggtaccacaatttctcttgcccctgggtccccatcctcattgtctgctacaatccagagttcacggaagcagtttactactagctatggcacccagtcagggTCCTCTAAACCACTAAACCTGCAGGGCAGTACAGCCTATGGTGGTGcactccagcctcaaggtaccacaagttctcttgcccctgggtccccatcctcattgtctgctacagtccagagttcacagaagcagtttacctctagctatggcacccagtcagggggatcactccagcctcaaggtaccacaagttctcttgcccctgggtctccatcctcattgtctgctacaatccagagttcacggaagcagtttactactagctatggcacccagtcagggTCCTCTAAACCACTAAACCTGCAGGGCAGTACAGCCTATGGTGGATcactccagcctcaag gtaccacaagttctcttgcccctgggtccccatcctcattgtctgctacagtccagagttcacagaagcagtttacctctagctatggcacccagtcagggggatcactccagcctcaag gtaccacaagttctCTTGCCCCTGGGTCTCCATCCTCATTATCTGCTACAATCCAGAGTTCACGGAAGCAGTTTACTactagctatggcacccagtcagggggatccctccagcctcaaggtaccacaagttctCTTGCCCCTGGGTCCCCATCCTCATTGTCTGCTACAAACCAGAGTTCACGGAAGCAGTTTACTACTAtctatggcacccagtcagggggatcactccagcctcaag gtaccacaagttctCTTGCCCCTGGGTCCCCATCCTCATTGTCTGCTACAAACCAGAGTTCACGGAAGCAGTTTACTACTAtctatggcacccagtcagggggatcactccagcctcaag gtaccacaagttctcttgcccctgggtctccatcctcattgtctgctacagtccagagttcacggaagcagtttacctctagctatggcacccagtcagggggatcactccagcctcaaggcaccacaagttctcttgcccctgggtctccatcctcattgtctgctacaatccagagttcacggaagcagtttactactagctatggcacccagtcagggTCCTCTAAACCACTAAACCTGCAGGGCAGTACAGCCTATGGTGGATcactccagcctcaaggtaccacaagttctcttgcccctgggtctccatcctcattgtctgctacaatccagagttcacggaagcagtttactactagctatggcacccagtcagggTCCTCTAAACCACTAAACCTGCAGGGCAGTACAGCCTATGGTGGATcactccagcctcaag gtaccacaagttctcttgcccctgggtctccatcctcattgtctgctacagtccagagttcacggaagcagtttaccactagctatggcacccagtcagggTCCTCTAAACTACTAAACCTGCAGGGCAGTACAGTCTATGGTGGATCAatccagcctcaaggtaccacaagttctcttgcccctgggtctccatcctcattgtctgctacagtccagagttcacggaagcagtttacctctagctatggcacccagtcagggggatcactccagcctcaaggtaccacaagttctcttgcccctgggtccccatcctcattgtctgctacagtccagagttcacggaaGCAGTTTACTACTAGCTATGGTACCCAGTCAGGGTCCTCTAAACTACTAAACCTGCAGGGCAGTACAGCCTATGGTGGATcactccagcctcaaggtaccacaagttctcttgcccctgggtctccatcctcattatctgctacagtccagagttcacggaagcagtttactactagctatggcacccagtcagggggatcactccagcctcaaggtaccacaagttctCTTGCCCCTGGGTCCCCATCCTCATTGTCTGCTACAAACCAGAGTTCACGGAAGCAGTTTACTACTAtctatggcacccagtcagggggatcactccagcctcaaggtaccacaagttctcttgcccctgggtccccatcctcattgtctgctacagtccagagttcacggaagcagtttacctctagctatggcacccagtcagggggatcactccagcctcaaggtaccacaatTTCTCTTGCCCCTGGGTCTCCATCCTCATTGTCTGCTACAATCCAGAGTTCACAGAAGCAGTTTACAactagctatggcacccagtcagggTCCTCTAAACCACTAAACCTGCAGGGCAGTACAGCCTATGGTGGATcactccagcctcaaggtaccacaagttctcttgcccctgggtccccatcctcattgtctgctacagtccagagttcacgcaagcagtttacctctagctatggcacccagtcagggggatcactccagcctcaaggtaccacaagttctcttgcccctgggtccccatcctcattgtctgctacagtccagagttcacgcaagcagtttacctctagctatggcacccagtcagggggatcactccagcctcaaggtaccacaagttctcttgcccctgggtctccatcctcattgtctgctacagtccagagttcacgcaagcagtttacctctagctatggcacccagtcagggggatcactccagcctcaaggtaccacaagttctcttgcccctgggtctccatcctcattgtctgctacagtccagagttcacggaagcagtttacctctagctatggcacccagtcagggggatcactccagcctcaaggtaccacaagttctCTTGCCCCTGGGTCTCCATCCTCATTATCTGCTACAATCCAGAGTTCACGGAAGCAGTTTACTactagctatggcacccagtcagggggatcactccagcctcaaggtaccacaagttctcttgcccctgggtctccatcctcattgtctgctacagtccagagttcacggaagcagtttacctctagctatggcacccagtcagggggatcactccagcctcaaggtaccacaagttctCTTGCCCCTGGGTCTCCATCCTCATTATCTGCTACAATCCAGAGTTCACGGAAGCAGTTTACTactagctatggcacccagtcagggggatcactccagcctcaaggtaccacaagttctcttgcccctgggtctccatcctcattgtctgctacagtccagagttcacggaagcagtttaccactagctatggcacccagtcagggTCCTCTAAACTGCTAAACCTGCAGGGCAGTACAGTCTATGGTGGATcactccagcctcaaggtaccacaagttctCTTGCCCCTGGGTCTCCATCCTCCCACCCAAGTGTATCACCATCCTCACCTCAAGGTTTTGCCAGCCAAGAATTTCAAACTTATGCTGTGGCCCAAAACCAGAAGTCTCAAAGATGGCCACCGTCAGAACGTACTCAAACATCAGGTGCAGCTGTTTCACAAGGAGCGTCCAGTGTTTCTGAGCTCCTGAGTAGCTCTGGCTTACTGTTTAACCAGAATGCCCTTGCTTCCAAACCATCTCATAGCTCTTCCTCAAGCCGCTACTATGTCAAGGGCAAGTGA